In the Chroococcidiopsis sp. SAG 2025 genome, one interval contains:
- a CDS encoding glycosyltransferase family 4 protein: MRIGFVSRWNLADPEIHRRAFSGIIWHVLKEFEAQGDRVEYIGPVQQNLIAKSVNTGIKVLNRLKVFTPHAYGKYHPIILEQMARQAEQLVAERKVDVLLAQDSTVMAHFPPSLPLVYWRDANFADIQDAYKVYSNLHPLSVDWAHKHERKAMNRADLNIFSSECSYKTATSTYGIPSAKVAVVPFGANHDFVVSSEDTERYITGRSRDLCRLLFIGIEWERKGGDTAVEICRILNQRGIPTTLDIIGSDFAVDPAISHKVRIHGRVDKFTSEGSTKLQHLLEQSHFLVHPARAEAYGCVLCEACSFGIPCVTSSVGGIPTIIKNGKNGVSFPASTPASTYAAYIEETFRNFDLYIRLANATRSEYQERLNWQVAVAKARELIAEMLERKQDLSTPSEKVELCTDNTLIVPGAGYKITRN; the protein is encoded by the coding sequence ATGAGAATTGGATTTGTTTCTCGATGGAATTTAGCAGATCCAGAGATTCACCGCCGAGCATTTTCTGGGATTATATGGCATGTTCTAAAAGAATTTGAAGCTCAAGGAGATCGAGTTGAATATATTGGTCCAGTTCAACAGAACTTAATAGCTAAGTCTGTGAATACGGGGATTAAAGTACTTAATCGATTAAAAGTGTTTACTCCACATGCCTATGGGAAATACCATCCTATTATTCTAGAGCAAATGGCGCGGCAGGCAGAGCAGCTAGTTGCCGAGCGAAAAGTAGATGTTTTGCTCGCTCAAGATTCTACTGTGATGGCTCACTTCCCGCCTAGTCTTCCACTTGTCTATTGGCGAGATGCTAATTTTGCTGACATACAAGACGCTTACAAAGTATACTCAAATCTTCATCCCCTCAGCGTTGACTGGGCTCATAAGCACGAGCGTAAGGCGATGAATCGTGCAGACTTAAATATATTCTCCTCTGAATGTTCGTATAAAACTGCGACTTCAACTTACGGTATTCCATCTGCCAAAGTCGCAGTAGTACCGTTTGGTGCGAACCATGATTTTGTAGTGAGTTCAGAAGATACTGAGCGCTATATCACTGGCAGATCGCGTGATTTGTGCCGCTTACTATTTATTGGTATTGAGTGGGAACGCAAAGGTGGTGATACCGCTGTTGAGATTTGTCGTATTCTCAATCAGAGGGGCATTCCTACGACATTGGATATTATCGGTTCAGACTTCGCAGTCGATCCAGCAATCAGTCATAAAGTTCGCATTCACGGGCGGGTAGATAAGTTTACCAGTGAAGGCAGTACAAAGTTGCAGCATCTACTCGAACAATCTCACTTTTTGGTTCATCCAGCGCGTGCAGAGGCTTACGGTTGCGTTCTATGTGAAGCTTGTTCATTTGGTATTCCTTGTGTTACGAGTTCCGTGGGTGGTATTCCCACCATTATTAAAAACGGAAAAAATGGTGTATCTTTTCCAGCAAGCACGCCCGCTTCTACATATGCTGCATACATCGAAGAGACTTTTCGCAATTTCGATCTATATATTCGGCTAGCAAACGCTACACGCTCAGAATACCAAGAGCGTCTAAATTGGCAGGTTGCAGTAGCCAAAGCTAGAGAACTCATAGCTGAGATGCTGGAAAGAAAACAAGATTTGTCTACACCTTCTGAAAAGGTTGAGCTGTGTACTGACAATACACTGATCGTGCCTGGAGCAGGCTACAAAATTACTAGGAATTGA
- a CDS encoding DUF3102 domain-containing protein, whose product MASTQLSSELQELSSTTEIVTFNYAELDSETRAAIQQNTTEIKSLMRRTSQDIIHIGQKLRAVKQQLEHGHFRKWLKAEFDWSVSASTKFIQVRNSLNV is encoded by the coding sequence ATGGCTTCAACTCAGCTATCTTCTGAATTACAAGAACTATCATCTACTACTGAGATAGTTACTTTTAACTATGCTGAACTAGACAGTGAAACGCGAGCCGCTATTCAGCAAAATACCACTGAGATCAAAAGTTTAATGCGTCGTACCTCTCAAGATATCATTCATATCGGACAGAAGTTGAGAGCAGTTAAGCAACAGCTAGAACACGGACATTTCCGAAAGTGGCTAAAAGCTGAATTTGATTGGAGTGTCTCTGCTTCAACCAAATTCATCCAAGTCAGGAACAGTTTAAATGTGTAA
- a CDS encoding glycoside hydrolase family 99-like domain-containing protein — protein MQARLIAFYLPQYHPIPENDEWWGKGFTEWTNVTKAKPLFSEHYQPHLPADLGFYDLRLSETRQAQADLAKEYGIYGFCYYHYWFNGKRLLERPFNDVLNSGKPDFPFCLCWANENWTRRWDGKEQNLLLKQVYSEEDDRLHMQWLAKAFSDRRYIKVDNKPLFLVYRATKLPNPKQTVKVWREEAKRLGVGEIFLCRVESFASEQDDPGLIGFDASVEFQPDWTQLGLPLQKGRLWHLARKLGLAHQAYGTHNIYEYSTVVKHMLAKPNPSYQRFPCVTPSWDNTARRQAGAIILQNSTPQVYESWLRTIVGRTLASNYSTEKIVFINAWNEWAEGNHLEPCQKWGHAYLEATRMALRDRKTDFTTSLSRETCLK, from the coding sequence ATGCAAGCTCGCCTAATTGCTTTTTACCTTCCTCAGTATCACCCTATCCCAGAAAATGATGAATGGTGGGGTAAGGGATTTACTGAGTGGACTAACGTCACTAAAGCTAAACCTTTATTCTCAGAGCATTATCAGCCTCATTTGCCTGCCGATTTGGGCTTTTATGACTTGCGTCTATCCGAAACTCGTCAGGCTCAAGCAGACTTAGCTAAAGAGTATGGAATTTATGGCTTTTGTTATTATCACTACTGGTTCAATGGCAAGCGCTTATTAGAACGCCCTTTCAATGATGTTCTAAATTCTGGAAAACCAGATTTTCCTTTTTGCCTTTGTTGGGCGAACGAAAATTGGACGAGAAGATGGGATGGTAAAGAGCAGAATCTTCTTCTCAAGCAAGTTTACAGCGAGGAAGACGATAGACTACACATGCAGTGGCTTGCTAAGGCATTCTCAGATCGTCGATATATCAAAGTTGATAATAAGCCTTTATTTTTAGTGTATCGAGCTACGAAACTACCAAATCCGAAGCAAACCGTAAAAGTTTGGCGTGAGGAGGCAAAAAGACTTGGTGTTGGAGAAATTTTCCTCTGTAGAGTCGAAAGTTTTGCTAGCGAACAAGACGATCCAGGATTGATTGGCTTTGATGCATCCGTGGAGTTTCAACCAGACTGGACTCAACTAGGTTTGCCTCTGCAAAAAGGTAGGCTTTGGCATCTAGCTAGAAAGTTAGGACTAGCCCATCAAGCTTATGGAACTCACAACATATATGAGTACTCTACTGTTGTTAAACATATGCTTGCGAAGCCAAATCCAAGCTATCAGCGATTTCCCTGTGTAACGCCGTCGTGGGACAATACTGCACGCCGTCAAGCTGGTGCCATAATTCTCCAAAATTCTACACCTCAAGTTTACGAGTCTTGGTTAAGAACTATTGTTGGCAGAACTTTAGCTAGTAACTACTCTACCGAGAAAATTGTTTTTATCAATGCTTGGAATGAGTGGGCTGAGGGCAATCACCTTGAACCTTGTCAGAAATGGGGACATGCTTATTTAGAAGCTACTCGAATGGCGCTGAGAGATAGGAAAACTGACTTTACAACCTCCTTATCAAGAGAAACATGCCTAAAGTAA
- a CDS encoding glycosyltransferase family 2 protein, with amino-acid sequence MPKVSVIIPNYNHAQFLEQRIQSVLDQTYQDFEIIYLDDASTDNSNEVFAKFANNSRIRAIYNQTNSGSPFKQWNKGIRLAQGEYVWIAESDDYADKRLLAELVDKLDNNPTVGLAYCLSWFIDERDRSIFNSKDLLYFPDKERWEKDFVNNGIDECSKYLIFENIIHNASAVLIRRSIYEKVGYADESLRLCGDWLLWVKMLLVSDIAFIAEPLNYYRAHSETVRYEASRNGVFAEESYHIVRYILANINCPKEVVEQVCETRIHRWLKIMFSKNEKISWKRQYKIYKVASTVDSKLKFRLTKKILKNLLLPV; translated from the coding sequence ATGCCTAAAGTAAGCGTTATTATTCCAAATTATAATCATGCTCAGTTTCTCGAACAACGCATCCAAAGTGTCTTAGATCAAACTTATCAAGATTTTGAAATTATTTATTTAGATGATGCTTCTACAGATAATAGTAATGAGGTATTTGCAAAATTTGCTAACAACTCTAGGATTCGAGCAATTTACAATCAAACGAATAGTGGCTCTCCATTTAAACAATGGAATAAAGGAATTCGTTTAGCACAGGGAGAGTATGTTTGGATTGCCGAGTCAGACGATTACGCAGATAAACGACTGCTTGCAGAGCTGGTTGACAAGCTAGATAATAATCCTACAGTTGGGTTAGCCTATTGCTTGTCATGGTTTATTGATGAGCGCGATCGCTCTATATTTAATAGTAAAGATTTACTCTATTTCCCCGACAAGGAACGATGGGAGAAGGATTTTGTAAATAATGGAATAGATGAATGTAGTAAATACCTAATTTTTGAAAACATAATTCATAACGCTAGTGCGGTTTTGATTAGGCGTAGTATCTACGAAAAAGTAGGATATGCAGATGAATCTTTGCGGCTCTGTGGAGACTGGTTACTGTGGGTAAAAATGCTTCTTGTTTCTGATATTGCTTTCATAGCAGAACCGCTTAACTATTACCGCGCTCATTCAGAAACAGTAAGATATGAGGCTAGTAGAAATGGAGTATTCGCAGAGGAAAGCTATCATATTGTACGTTATATTTTAGCTAATATAAACTGCCCGAAAGAGGTTGTCGAGCAAGTCTGCGAAACGAGAATTCATCGATGGTTGAAAATTATGTTTTCCAAGAATGAGAAAATCTCTTGGAAACGCCAATACAAGATCTATAAAGTTGCTAGTACGGTAGACTCAAAACTCAAGTTTAGACTTACTAAAAAAATTCTTAAGAATCTTTTATTACCCGTTTAG
- the gmd gene encoding GDP-mannose 4,6-dehydratase codes for MQQQKRALITGITGQDGSYLSEFLLEQGYEVHGIIRRTSTFNTDRIDHIYEDPHQKGAQLFLHYGDLTDGTTLRRILEEVQPIEIYNLGSQSHVRVSFDSPEYTVDSVGMGTLRLLEAIRDYQHRTGIQVRFYQAGSSEMFGFVQEVPQKETTPFYPRSPYACAKVYAHWQTINYRESYGLFACNGILFNHESPRRGETFVTRKITRAIARIVAGKQKVLYLGNLDAKRDWGYAKDYVRAMWMMLQHPHADDYVIATGETHSVKEFLALAFSYVNLDWQRYVEFDDRYLRPAEVDLLIGDATKAQQQLGWKPSVTFEQLVALMVEADLRAIGQTSPNCSDTYAIEDIATIRHEMMSSHN; via the coding sequence ATGCAACAACAAAAGCGCGCATTAATTACCGGCATCACAGGACAAGATGGCTCTTACCTCAGTGAGTTTTTGCTAGAGCAGGGCTATGAAGTGCATGGTATTATTCGTAGAACCTCTACATTTAATACTGACCGAATCGATCATATCTACGAAGATCCGCACCAAAAGGGAGCGCAGTTATTTTTGCACTATGGAGATTTAACTGATGGCACTACATTACGTCGCATTTTAGAAGAAGTTCAACCAATAGAAATTTATAATTTAGGCTCTCAATCCCATGTGCGCGTGAGTTTTGACTCGCCAGAATATACTGTAGATTCGGTGGGAATGGGAACGCTACGCTTGTTGGAAGCGATTCGCGACTACCAGCACAGAACTGGAATTCAGGTACGGTTCTACCAGGCAGGATCTTCAGAAATGTTTGGTTTTGTGCAGGAAGTGCCGCAAAAGGAAACCACACCATTTTATCCACGTAGTCCTTATGCCTGCGCTAAAGTTTACGCCCACTGGCAAACAATCAACTATCGCGAATCATATGGGCTATTTGCTTGTAACGGCATACTGTTTAACCACGAAAGTCCGCGACGAGGAGAAACTTTCGTCACTCGCAAGATTACACGCGCGATCGCTCGGATTGTCGCTGGCAAGCAAAAAGTTCTCTACTTGGGCAATCTAGATGCTAAAAGAGATTGGGGCTATGCCAAGGATTACGTCAGAGCCATGTGGATGATGTTACAGCATCCACACGCAGATGATTACGTCATTGCAACCGGTGAAACCCACTCGGTGAAGGAGTTCCTCGCTCTCGCTTTTAGTTATGTCAATCTGGATTGGCAGCGTTACGTGGAATTTGACGATCGCTACCTCAGACCAGCGGAAGTAGACTTGTTGATCGGAGATGCTACTAAGGCGCAACAACAGTTGGGCTGGAAACCTTCAGTAACATTTGAGCAACTCGTCGCCTTAATGGTAGAAGCCGACTTGAGAGCTATAGGTCAAACTTCACCTAACTGTAGTGATACGTATGCGATCGAGGACATTGCCACGATTCGGCATGAAATGATGTCTTCCCATAATTAA
- a CDS encoding NAD-dependent epimerase/dehydratase family protein: MVTQSRAVLVTGAAGFIGRYVSRYFLRQGWTVIGIDTSSVKHASLLNLSAYYQIHLPDMALGDLLQKHSPQVCIHCAGSASVNLSVTDPAKDFYANTGVTFELLNTLRLHAPDCRFIFLSSAAVYGNPQSLPVSESHSPLPVSPYGFHKWQCEQLCLEFTNVYGLPTASARIFSAYGPGLRRQVVWDIFQKIITQRSPTLQGTGRESRDFIHAIDIAAALFVIATTSSMQGEVYNIGSGREVTIAELVSLVLDTLCYDCNPAFDGVVPTGVPLYWKADTTKLSALGFDPTVSLEQGISSFASWCRAELVGV, from the coding sequence ATGGTTACTCAATCGAGAGCGGTTTTAGTAACAGGCGCTGCCGGCTTCATTGGTCGATACGTCTCCCGTTACTTTTTAAGGCAAGGTTGGACTGTTATCGGTATCGATACTTCTTCTGTTAAACATGCTTCCCTACTCAACTTATCAGCCTATTACCAAATTCATCTACCAGATATGGCATTAGGCGATTTGTTACAAAAACACTCTCCTCAAGTTTGCATTCATTGTGCTGGTAGCGCCTCCGTTAATTTATCTGTTACAGATCCAGCTAAAGACTTCTACGCTAATACAGGAGTGACATTTGAGCTACTTAATACTTTGCGTCTTCATGCTCCAGATTGTCGGTTTATCTTTTTATCGAGTGCAGCAGTTTATGGAAATCCGCAGTCACTTCCTGTGAGTGAATCTCATTCTCCTCTGCCAGTTTCACCATACGGATTTCATAAATGGCAGTGCGAACAATTGTGTTTAGAGTTTACTAATGTTTATGGTTTACCAACTGCTAGCGCTAGAATTTTTTCAGCTTACGGTCCTGGTTTACGACGACAGGTAGTCTGGGATATTTTTCAAAAAATCATTACGCAAAGGTCGCCAACATTACAAGGAACGGGTCGAGAAAGCCGTGATTTTATTCATGCTATTGATATCGCTGCGGCTTTATTTGTTATTGCAACTACTAGCTCTATGCAGGGTGAAGTTTATAATATTGGTAGCGGTCGTGAGGTGACTATTGCAGAGTTAGTAAGTTTAGTTCTAGATACACTATGCTACGACTGTAATCCAGCATTTGATGGAGTTGTACCCACAGGTGTACCGCTTTATTGGAAAGCAGATACAACGAAATTAAGTGCTTTAGGATTCGATCCAACTGTGAGTTTGGAACAGGGCATTAGCTCTTTTGCAAGCTGGTGTCGTGCGGAATTAGTAGGGGTATAA
- a CDS encoding polysaccharide biosynthesis tyrosine autokinase — MADTSLDNERLSVEHRVENRANATDLRQLFTVLLRRRLLILSLFCIPLSASSFLALRAKPTYQSSMQLLVSSNLYQGQNSNAQGGVEESDFTDSNLKVDYTAQLSVMTSPKLVERAVELLRPEYPDITVEEINGKPAKVKQSPLKVTQVESGTKTLQTLSQVFEVTFVAGDPIKSQKVLQALQNVYQIYNLEQQKLRLTNGLAFVNEQLPKIRKDVSQAEANLENFRKQNKLLDPEVQAKNLLDALAAVESERRTIRAEFQDQQARYNKLQQQISRSPQQALIASRLSQSPRYQSLLDEIQALDVTLEKLRVQYRDDYPKVQDLLKQRQNLIGLLRTEAGRSADRLPAQLSATEKSLPKQLQLGDSDRKLVDALVDAQVVWFGLSARDQSLAKSEQQLRSTLLKYPQLLAEYNRLMPEIAINRKTLEQLLQTQQNLGIKIAQGGFNWQIIRDPEPGVYMGTGRIMLLVSGAVFGLVLGIGAAFLLEALDDTIHSCDELQKLSSLPVLGITPKLPNFELKKPSIALPFFKQQSLTSQRIQALNWFPFRESMDLIYQNIQILGSPLSFKSLLLTSALTGEGKSTLAAGMALSVARLQRRVLLIDADLRRSNIHKLLNLSNDRGLSTLLTEEADVRERDCIQSVQPSLDVLTAGPTPTDIVKLLSSQRMKHLIESFEQSYDLVLVDAPPVLGLADASIVASLCSGTVVVERLNRVTRFDLNQSLEALSKLNVIGAIINESKECNSRYIAYDGSTQNYLERGFTTNPNLAGKGIF, encoded by the coding sequence ATGGCTGATACTAGTCTAGATAACGAGCGACTGTCCGTAGAGCATAGAGTAGAGAATAGAGCCAATGCAACCGATCTTCGGCAACTATTTACAGTTTTACTGCGTCGCCGCCTTTTGATCTTAAGTCTTTTCTGCATTCCTCTGTCCGCCTCAAGCTTTCTGGCACTGAGGGCAAAGCCGACATATCAGAGTTCTATGCAGTTGCTAGTCAGCTCTAATCTTTACCAGGGACAAAACAGTAATGCACAAGGAGGAGTAGAGGAGAGTGATTTTACTGACTCAAATCTTAAAGTTGATTACACGGCGCAACTTAGCGTGATGACAAGTCCAAAGCTCGTCGAGAGAGCTGTGGAACTACTTCGTCCTGAGTACCCTGATATTACAGTAGAAGAGATCAACGGCAAACCAGCAAAAGTTAAACAGTCACCGCTAAAAGTAACTCAAGTAGAAAGCGGAACAAAAACTTTGCAAACACTCAGTCAAGTTTTTGAAGTGACTTTTGTAGCAGGAGACCCGATTAAGAGTCAAAAGGTTCTTCAAGCACTACAAAATGTCTATCAAATTTATAATTTAGAACAGCAAAAATTACGCCTAACCAATGGACTTGCTTTTGTTAACGAGCAATTGCCCAAAATCCGAAAAGATGTGTCACAGGCTGAGGCGAACCTAGAAAATTTCCGCAAGCAAAATAAACTACTCGACCCAGAAGTACAGGCAAAAAATTTGTTGGATGCACTTGCGGCTGTCGAGAGCGAGCGACGAACAATTCGTGCCGAGTTTCAGGATCAACAAGCTCGCTACAATAAGCTACAGCAGCAAATAAGTCGATCGCCACAGCAAGCACTCATTGCTTCTCGTCTCAGCCAATCTCCTCGTTATCAGTCATTGCTAGATGAAATTCAAGCACTAGATGTCACTTTAGAAAAGCTGCGGGTGCAATACAGAGACGATTACCCCAAAGTTCAAGATTTACTCAAGCAGCGTCAAAATCTAATTGGTTTATTACGTACAGAAGCAGGGCGATCTGCGGATCGATTACCTGCCCAATTAAGTGCCACAGAAAAATCTCTACCCAAACAACTACAGCTTGGCGATTCTGACCGGAAGCTGGTTGATGCCTTGGTTGATGCACAGGTAGTTTGGTTTGGATTGAGTGCCCGCGACCAAAGCCTTGCTAAATCGGAACAGCAACTGCGCTCTACTCTGCTTAAATACCCACAACTATTAGCAGAGTACAACCGTCTCATGCCAGAAATTGCGATCAATCGAAAAACCCTGGAGCAACTTCTCCAGACGCAACAAAATTTGGGGATTAAAATTGCGCAGGGCGGATTTAACTGGCAAATTATCCGAGATCCCGAACCTGGCGTATACATGGGAACTGGCAGAATAATGCTTTTGGTATCAGGAGCAGTATTTGGTTTAGTTTTAGGTATTGGAGCTGCCTTTCTTCTTGAAGCACTCGATGATACTATTCACTCTTGCGACGAACTACAGAAACTGAGTTCCCTACCTGTATTAGGTATTACACCAAAATTACCCAACTTTGAGCTTAAGAAGCCGTCGATCGCTCTACCTTTCTTCAAACAGCAAAGTTTAACCTCTCAACGAATACAAGCATTAAACTGGTTTCCTTTCCGCGAGTCGATGGATCTGATATATCAAAACATTCAAATCTTAGGCTCGCCCCTATCCTTCAAGTCTTTGCTACTAACTTCAGCACTGACTGGTGAGGGTAAGTCAACGCTGGCTGCGGGTATGGCACTGAGTGTAGCCCGTTTACAACGGCGAGTTCTCCTAATTGATGCGGATCTACGACGCTCCAATATTCACAAACTACTGAATCTATCTAACGATCGAGGGTTATCTACACTATTGACTGAGGAAGCAGATGTACGGGAGCGAGATTGCATTCAATCTGTGCAACCTTCACTGGATGTTTTGACGGCAGGACCAACACCAACAGATATAGTGAAGCTATTAAGCTCTCAACGTATGAAGCATCTAATCGAGTCTTTTGAACAATCTTACGATTTGGTACTCGTAGATGCTCCTCCTGTATTGGGATTGGCGGATGCCAGCATTGTTGCATCACTCTGTAGTGGTACTGTAGTGGTCGAACGCCTTAATCGCGTGACTCGATTTGACCTAAATCAATCTTTGGAAGCCTTGAGCAAGCTGAACGTTATTGGAGCCATAATTAATGAGTCTAAGGAGTGCAACAGTAGATACATTGCTTATGACGGAAGTACTCAGAATTACTTAGAGCGAGGTTTTACAACTAATCCCAATTTAGCCGGGAAAGGAATTTTCTAG
- a CDS encoding GH39 family glycosyl hydrolase — MRLLKPSAKRSVLFHVVLAIACTATVVLSTFNDAVSTSDAFQVKVSSKQPGNLFIESQPVDLMIQVLGNKPDVVEYKIREHNGSWTSNAKIPLRSQVDPLKGIPLHLQLPSRGLYYLTVSARAGQSKVEAKTKVGVVFDPSPVNPDSRWGLFTIPYDGENDPAKAAALARSHRLLGAAWSRLNFWHWSYENLQVKPTSAQARDLKISASSNQLQPTDKTESDNFFQKIVAKADFLKLHTLCPLLSANKNDSQVSVSFSKWKGIAQAMHREGISVMGEFAEMPRELSSRPQETQETGEGAAVWARVKPRDYQLWNQLVEKTAREFKQEIQFWEIWNEPDANNFWLGTPEEFAELIRQTARAVKSGNPKAQIVASGFTSHGVSFLDRVLKQGVAPLIDVFSFHTNDLAPYKALLSKHGVPAERPIWGTEDPTLVSLRGMKEGYARQFHFFHKRFGTNYDSFAALVDRDLTPLPDGITYSVAAHIIGNAQVVESIDRPSAQIYVFQKGNEAIATWKVLQAGLSGGSVTYAVTPLPGKTPQLIDAMGRSKPLKLKNGEVTLPIDQTTFIRDASKIKIAKYSLPREKSDPLQYVFLAKTGKWTKEWMLAQPGKHNPPPASDFWQPFLQIFASSEPSPEGYAVEIPINVPQQGRYQLLFMGITTNSLLEKYRWTSPFAWSIDGGQKTQVTAPLKSYWRVNRQTQTKNELVKPAEMAATGGPELYQELGVVELSQGQHTFRLELTAGRTTPDKLYTTFFEGIVLRPIQEN, encoded by the coding sequence ATGAGATTGCTTAAACCTTCTGCCAAAAGATCCGTCCTTTTCCATGTTGTTCTGGCGATCGCATGTACAGCAACAGTGGTTCTTTCTACTTTCAATGATGCTGTTAGTACGTCTGATGCTTTTCAAGTTAAGGTGAGTTCAAAACAACCTGGTAACTTATTTATTGAGTCTCAGCCAGTTGACTTAATGATTCAAGTTTTAGGAAATAAGCCTGACGTTGTAGAGTATAAGATACGGGAGCATAACGGTTCTTGGACTAGCAATGCTAAGATTCCATTACGATCTCAGGTCGATCCACTTAAAGGGATTCCGTTGCATCTTCAACTACCTAGTCGTGGATTGTATTACTTGACAGTTTCAGCACGCGCAGGGCAGTCAAAAGTTGAGGCTAAAACCAAAGTTGGGGTGGTGTTCGATCCTAGTCCAGTTAATCCTGACTCTCGCTGGGGTTTGTTTACAATTCCTTATGATGGAGAAAACGATCCTGCTAAAGCAGCCGCTTTAGCTCGCAGCCACCGACTACTGGGTGCTGCTTGGAGTCGCCTCAACTTTTGGCATTGGTCTTATGAAAATCTACAAGTTAAGCCGACCTCAGCTCAAGCGCGGGATTTAAAAATCTCTGCCTCTTCAAATCAACTTCAGCCAACAGATAAAACAGAGTCTGACAACTTTTTTCAAAAAATCGTTGCAAAAGCTGATTTTCTGAAACTGCATACTTTGTGTCCCTTGCTTAGTGCCAACAAAAATGATTCGCAAGTTTCAGTCAGTTTTAGCAAGTGGAAAGGAATAGCTCAGGCTATGCATCGGGAAGGGATTAGCGTTATGGGCGAGTTTGCAGAAATGCCTCGCGAATTGTCTTCTCGTCCGCAGGAAACCCAAGAAACAGGCGAAGGTGCAGCAGTATGGGCGCGTGTAAAGCCGAGAGACTATCAGTTATGGAATCAACTTGTGGAGAAAACTGCGCGGGAGTTTAAGCAAGAAATTCAATTTTGGGAAATTTGGAACGAACCAGATGCTAATAACTTTTGGTTAGGAACACCAGAGGAATTTGCCGAACTGATCCGGCAAACTGCCAGAGCGGTAAAGTCTGGTAATCCGAAAGCTCAGATTGTTGCATCTGGCTTTACTAGTCATGGCGTGTCCTTTCTCGATCGAGTGCTGAAGCAAGGTGTAGCCCCTCTGATCGATGTCTTTTCTTTTCACACTAATGACTTAGCCCCTTATAAAGCTTTACTCTCAAAACACGGCGTGCCAGCGGAACGTCCCATCTGGGGAACGGAAGATCCAACTTTAGTTAGCCTTAGAGGGATGAAGGAAGGATATGCACGGCAATTTCATTTCTTTCACAAACGATTTGGCACGAATTACGATAGCTTTGCTGCACTTGTAGATCGCGACTTAACGCCGCTCCCAGATGGAATTACTTACTCAGTAGCGGCGCATATTATCGGTAACGCGCAAGTAGTGGAAAGTATAGATCGCCCATCCGCGCAAATTTACGTCTTTCAAAAAGGCAATGAGGCGATCGCAACATGGAAAGTCTTACAAGCTGGTTTGAGTGGTGGAAGTGTCACTTATGCAGTAACACCTTTACCAGGTAAAACTCCTCAGCTTATTGATGCCATGGGTCGCAGCAAACCCCTAAAGCTTAAGAATGGTGAGGTCACTCTACCAATCGACCAAACGACTTTCATCCGAGATGCAAGTAAAATTAAAATAGCCAAGTACAGCCTACCGCGAGAGAAATCCGATCCTTTACAGTACGTATTTTTAGCCAAAACAGGTAAATGGACAAAGGAATGGATGTTGGCGCAACCTGGAAAGCACAATCCTCCACCTGCAAGTGACTTTTGGCAACCTTTTCTGCAAATATTTGCGAGCAGCGAACCCAGTCCAGAAGGATATGCAGTCGAGATCCCGATTAATGTTCCCCAGCAGGGACGTTATCAGTTATTGTTTATGGGCATAACTACGAACTCCTTACTTGAGAAGTATCGTTGGACCTCACCGTTTGCATGGAGTATTGATGGAGGTCAGAAGACACAAGTTACAGCTCCACTTAAAAGCTATTGGCGTGTCAATCGACAGACACAAACTAAGAATGAATTGGTCAAACCAGCGGAGATGGCAGCTACGGGTGGTCCAGAACTTTATCAAGAACTTGGTGTTGTAGAGTTATCTCAAGGTCAGCATACTTTTCGCCTTGAGTTGACCGCAGGACGGACAACTCCAGATAAACTCTATACCACTTTTTTTGAAGGTATTGTTCTAAGACCTATTCAAGAAAACTAA
- a CDS encoding MBOAT family O-acyltransferase yields the protein MYLSLSEFWRRWHISLSTWLRDYLYFPLGGNRKGKIRTYINLIVVMTLGGLWHGATWNYAVWGIFHGCGLAVERLLGVNQTSKKYKIVQTLLAAILIRFNSLVSYL from the coding sequence ATGTATCTCTCGCTGTCAGAATTTTGGAGACGCTGGCACATTTCATTATCAACATGGCTAAGGGACTATTTATACTTTCCTTTGGGAGGGAATAGAAAAGGTAAAATTAGAACCTATATCAACTTGATAGTCGTTATGACACTAGGCGGACTGTGGCATGGAGCAACATGGAACTATGCAGTATGGGGTATTTTCCACGGCTGCGGATTAGCTGTAGAAAGATTACTAGGTGTCAATCAAACATCAAAAAAATACAAGATCGTTCAAACTCTTTTGGCAGCAATTCTTATTAGATTTAATTCGTTGGTTTCTTATCTTTAG